The following are encoded in a window of Butyrivibrio sp. AE3004 genomic DNA:
- a CDS encoding tyrosine-type recombinase/integrase — MSKRKNGEGSYGKRKINGTTYQYYRFPDGHFVYGKTAAIRDEKIKEYKQELAEKPENILTDNPLLTFGEFARIWLSGRTNELVGTTYGSYHNCIENRMYDFKDYDIANVQLTSLTPKMFEDYLFALAKVYSKATVDKSWTVLKQVLKEAMKRELMPRLAIEDIKIPKEKDVKVKQKEVPFITPQDMERLYKEYTDKEYPMSGNIIIFIMYSGCRVSEVIASKWGQVSEDFTSIKIDRAQSKALKRDEKGDIIINDNNKIQFVKDIKDPKSESGKRNIPLPKRAQKILKELYMKYPHEPDDLIFPAPSGGVYDRVTINKTLIRMEKRAGCTQYYTPHCLRHGYGSYLLSRGVDIKIVSELLGHKDVTTTYNIYIGILKEDKINAVLNAFDEPDDSDN, encoded by the coding sequence ATGAGCAAGAGAAAAAACGGCGAGGGGAGTTATGGAAAAAGAAAGATAAATGGTACTACATATCAATACTACAGATTCCCTGATGGTCATTTTGTTTATGGCAAGACAGCAGCGATACGAGATGAGAAGATAAAAGAATATAAACAAGAATTAGCAGAGAAACCTGAAAATATATTAACAGATAATCCGTTGTTAACTTTTGGGGAGTTCGCACGGATATGGCTCTCTGGACGTACAAATGAATTAGTAGGTACAACATATGGCTCATATCATAATTGTATCGAGAACAGAATGTATGACTTCAAAGATTACGATATAGCAAATGTGCAGCTTACTTCACTGACTCCTAAGATGTTTGAGGATTATCTGTTTGCTCTGGCAAAAGTTTATTCCAAAGCGACAGTAGACAAATCATGGACGGTCCTGAAACAAGTATTGAAAGAGGCTATGAAGAGAGAACTTATGCCCAGATTAGCTATCGAGGATATTAAAATACCTAAGGAAAAAGATGTAAAGGTTAAGCAGAAAGAAGTACCCTTCATTACACCTCAGGATATGGAACGTCTGTATAAAGAGTATACTGATAAAGAATATCCGATGAGTGGCAATATTATCATATTTATTATGTATTCAGGTTGCAGAGTATCAGAAGTAATTGCAAGTAAATGGGGACAGGTATCTGAAGACTTTACTTCAATAAAGATTGACAGAGCTCAGAGTAAAGCATTAAAGAGAGATGAGAAGGGTGATATTATTATTAATGACAATAATAAGATCCAGTTTGTAAAAGATATCAAGGATCCTAAATCTGAGTCCGGTAAGCGGAATATACCTTTACCTAAGAGAGCACAGAAAATATTGAAAGAACTTTATATGAAATATCCTCATGAACCTGATGATCTGATATTCCCAGCACCCAGTGGGGGAGTGTATGACAGAGTAACCATTAACAAGACACTAATCAGGATGGAAAAAAGGGCTGGATGCACACAGTATTATACACCTCATTGTTTACGGCATGGGTATGGTAGTTATTTGTTGTCCAGAGGAGTGGATATTAAGATAGTGAGTGAGCTATTAGGCCATAAGGACGTAACGACTACTTATAATATCTATATTGGAATACTGAAAGAAGATAAGATAAATGCTGTGTTGAATGCTTTTGATGAACCTGACGATTCTGATAACTAA
- a CDS encoding GNAT family N-acetyltransferase, which yields MMIVEITDSNEKQAVARKVLEALTDWFGIEESREEYISGCANWTFFAAKKEEEAIGFLCLKETGKATVELAVMGVLKDYHRSGAGRQLVERAKETARSQGYEFMQVKTVKMGVYEDYDRTNLFYISCGFKEFEVFPLLWDEANPCQIYVMSLK from the coding sequence ATGATGATAGTAGAGATTACGGATTCAAATGAAAAGCAGGCTGTTGCAAGGAAAGTACTGGAGGCGCTTACTGACTGGTTTGGAATAGAAGAGAGCAGAGAGGAATATATTTCCGGATGTGCCAATTGGACATTTTTTGCAGCAAAGAAAGAAGAGGAGGCTATTGGATTTCTCTGCTTAAAAGAAACAGGAAAGGCTACAGTTGAACTGGCTGTTATGGGTGTGCTAAAGGATTATCACAGAAGCGGCGCTGGCCGACAGCTAGTAGAAAGGGCGAAAGAAACTGCCAGATCACAGGGATATGAGTTCATGCAGGTTAAGACCGTGAAGATGGGAGTTTACGAGGATTATGACAGGACTAATCTTTTTTACATAAGCTGTGGTTTCAAAGAGTTCGAAGTATTTCCGCTACTTTGGGATGAGGCTAATCCCTGCCAAATCTACGTGATGTCTTTGAAATGA
- a CDS encoding glycosyl hydrolase 53 family protein, translating to MGTIWSLPYIIGNEINYGMSGETKPENVIELLKSGSKAIREVSGTYGKDINIVVHYTRITDKADVLTLVEKLVNAELDFDMIGMSYYPFWDGGMDNMSRVLELIRERYGKKAFLAETSYCYTTKDGDGSGNSLTEKDLVDGYPASPEGQASILHDICQYVNNVGGIGIFYWEGAWIPVGPASNDNSVIWEQYGSGWASSYASDYDPEDAAAYYGGCSWDNQAFFDFEGHPLESINVFNYMRNGAE from the coding sequence ATGGGAACAATCTGGAGTTTACCCTATATCATCGGAAATGAAATCAACTATGGTATGTCCGGAGAAACCAAGCCGGAAAATGTTATTGAACTTCTTAAATCCGGAAGTAAGGCTATTCGAGAAGTGTCCGGCACATATGGAAAAGACATTAATATCGTTGTTCATTACACAAGGATCACAGATAAAGCAGATGTTCTTACCCTTGTGGAGAAGCTTGTTAATGCAGAGCTTGATTTTGATATGATCGGAATGAGCTATTATCCGTTCTGGGATGGTGGTATGGATAATATGAGTCGTGTTCTCGAACTTATTCGGGAGAGATATGGAAAGAAAGCTTTCCTTGCTGAAACATCTTATTGCTATACTACCAAAGATGGTGATGGATCCGGAAACAGTCTTACGGAAAAGGATCTTGTTGATGGATATCCTGCATCACCTGAAGGACAGGCATCTATTCTTCATGATATATGCCAGTATGTAAACAATGTCGGTGGAATAGGAATATTCTATTGGGAAGGCGCATGGATTCCTGTAGGCCCGGCAAGTAATGACAATTCTGTGATATGGGAGCAGTATGGAAGTGGATGGGCAAGTAGCTATGCTTCCGATTATGATCCTGAGGATGCTGCAGCTTATTACGGCGGGTGCTCTTGGGATAATCAGGCATTCTTTGATTTTGAGGGACATCCTTTGGAATCAATAAACGTGTTTAATTATATGAGAAATGGAGCTGAATAA
- a CDS encoding transporter substrate-binding domain-containing protein has protein sequence MKRLLLFIMMLSLMICIPGGTVNAGYTEQIKSKDQLNSPDMKVGVGVGSAAMVIVETELPQAELVYLELNEGLQALEQGKIDAYVYGRRQLALALESSNKNLELLDQNMDEKSHVAVGISPVTKIDGLENKLNEFIDAAQDDGTLDDMFSRWVQNNDYDMPEISQPKDPKTKLVVGTTGIVTPYSFYKGDELYGYDIELAKRFASYLDASLEFKVYDYGSIINAASAGDVDCVMANLNITPERAQAMTFSHDLFTEDVGIVVKSTEGGPELKSFEELGGKRVSMITGAPFEELVRSFAPDVAEFSYYNNMPDILLALKQGKTDAILQNNALADLAVNRDNELAHFPIILKESTFGIAFAKEDDDIYDWQKAYDAIPKETIEELWKKWTGSDNEKKVPIKQDWKGESGTVKVAACDSLEPMSYLGQSGNVIGFDADIVLLMAKEMDVKVEFVPMEFAAILSYVQSGKAKMGIGSIIVTDERREAVDFIEYYPAAFVLVVRRAKADISATSFWNSVKTSFEKTFIRENRWKLFVRGIMTTLLITVMSIIFGTALGFLVYMLCRHGGRIANGITGAVMWLVRGMPMVVLLMILYYIIFGSVSVSGIVISIIGFTLTFASSVIGLLRLGVGAVDKGQYEAAYSLGYPDRRIFFRIILPQALPHVMNSYKNEIVGLIKATAIVGYIAVQDLTKIGDIVRSRTYDAFFPLIAIAVIYFVLEALLGMIISRIDLQLDYRKRKIPKILKGVRPNDKD, from the coding sequence ATGAAAAGACTTTTACTGTTTATCATGATGTTGTCACTGATGATATGCATTCCCGGAGGGACTGTAAACGCCGGGTATACAGAGCAAATCAAGTCAAAAGACCAGCTGAATAGCCCCGATATGAAGGTTGGAGTTGGCGTGGGATCGGCAGCTATGGTTATTGTGGAAACTGAGCTTCCCCAGGCAGAACTTGTGTATTTAGAACTGAATGAGGGACTACAGGCGCTGGAACAGGGAAAGATAGATGCTTATGTCTATGGCCGTCGTCAGTTGGCACTGGCACTAGAGAGCAGTAATAAAAACCTGGAGCTTTTAGATCAGAACATGGATGAAAAGAGTCATGTCGCTGTGGGAATATCTCCTGTGACTAAGATTGATGGTCTGGAAAATAAGCTGAATGAATTTATTGACGCCGCGCAGGATGATGGAACGCTTGATGATATGTTTTCAAGGTGGGTACAAAATAATGATTATGACATGCCTGAGATTTCACAACCCAAAGATCCTAAAACAAAGCTGGTAGTCGGAACTACCGGTATAGTTACACCCTATAGTTTTTATAAAGGGGACGAGCTTTACGGATATGATATCGAGCTTGCAAAACGCTTTGCATCATATCTGGATGCCAGCCTGGAATTTAAGGTTTATGATTACGGTTCTATCATTAATGCGGCATCAGCGGGGGATGTGGACTGCGTTATGGCTAATCTGAATATTACACCTGAACGCGCTCAGGCGATGACCTTTTCCCATGATCTTTTTACAGAAGATGTTGGAATTGTAGTTAAGAGTACCGAAGGGGGACCTGAACTAAAAAGCTTCGAGGAACTAGGTGGAAAACGGGTATCAATGATAACCGGTGCTCCGTTTGAGGAGCTTGTAAGGAGTTTTGCTCCGGATGTGGCTGAGTTTTCGTATTACAACAACATGCCTGATATACTGCTGGCTCTTAAACAGGGAAAAACCGATGCCATACTACAGAATAATGCCCTTGCGGACCTTGCGGTAAATCGTGATAATGAGCTGGCACATTTTCCTATAATATTAAAGGAAAGTACCTTTGGTATCGCCTTTGCCAAAGAGGATGACGATATTTATGATTGGCAGAAGGCTTATGATGCTATACCCAAGGAAACTATAGAAGAATTATGGAAAAAATGGACCGGATCGGATAATGAGAAAAAAGTTCCGATCAAGCAGGACTGGAAGGGAGAATCCGGTACTGTAAAGGTTGCGGCATGTGATAGCCTTGAGCCTATGAGTTATCTTGGACAGTCAGGAAATGTCATCGGTTTTGATGCTGATATAGTTTTGCTTATGGCAAAAGAGATGGATGTCAAAGTCGAGTTTGTTCCGATGGAGTTTGCTGCGATTCTCTCTTATGTGCAGTCGGGCAAGGCAAAGATGGGCATCGGATCCATCATCGTTACGGATGAGCGAAGAGAAGCGGTTGATTTTATAGAATACTACCCTGCGGCATTTGTACTGGTCGTCAGGAGAGCAAAGGCTGATATTTCAGCTACATCTTTTTGGAACAGTGTAAAAACAAGTTTTGAGAAAACTTTTATCAGGGAAAACAGGTGGAAACTCTTTGTAAGAGGAATTATGACAACACTGCTCATAACAGTGATGTCTATCATATTTGGAACAGCTCTGGGATTTCTTGTTTATATGCTGTGCAGACATGGAGGCAGGATTGCGAACGGCATTACCGGAGCAGTCATGTGGCTTGTTCGGGGTATGCCCATGGTTGTTCTGCTGATGATACTATATTACATAATCTTTGGAAGCGTATCTGTCAGTGGTATCGTTATCTCAATCATTGGGTTCACACTGACCTTCGCATCTTCTGTCATCGGACTGCTGCGACTTGGCGTGGGAGCCGTTGACAAAGGACAGTACGAAGCAGCATATTCTCTGGGATATCCGGACAGAAGGATATTTTTCAGGATAATCCTTCCACAGGCTTTGCCTCATGTGATGAATTCGTATAAGAATGAAATCGTAGGACTGATAAAAGCCACTGCTATAGTCGGCTACATAGCTGTGCAGGACCTGACCAAAATAGGAGATATAGTCAGGAGCCGGACTTATGATGCATTCTTCCCGCTTATTGCGATAGCTGTAATCTACTTTGTGCTTGAGGCACTGCTTGGTATGATAATCAGCAGGATAGATTTACAGCTCGATTACAGAAAAAGAAAGATCCCTAAAATACTTAAGGGGGTAAGACCAAATGATAAGGATTGA
- a CDS encoding M13-type metalloendopeptidase — MPDEATKTIDYTTGTPWICSDLDGVVTAETKTSLKDDFALAINKDTILKTEIPEGYPYGGTVMNIVLQNAKDMPNMYKGDAPKEHDSLLAFNMFGLMMDWEGRNRAGIAPAKKLVDAIEEIDSLEGLKKYILETPFREQMASLWDGGSSIDFKNSDAHILAVENCSLMLKDSAEYIKLTEYGKIVKEAKVELVEKLLKKFGYSEEEAKKKIDNCLTYETRLAPGIPSKEKQSEPDYMASTYNIFSYEQLKEAQGNVPILEFLEKEGFPREERYQVYSHDFVKLLNENFTEENLTLLKDYLIVHTAIESADYLDRDCYEYNIECSNKITGATGMRPDEVVFCDSIAEMLEWPVARLYTERYLKKEDKDRLTRVCKEIVESYHDIINGAEFLSDETKKKAIEKLEAIDLAILYPDNWEKYSFEKLNYKSAAEGGLLYDAVLNTKAFLHDKLHEEHFKPVDKTKWVMPPHTVNCFYLGLYNTVYILGAFCKGAMYDSSMSDEEVYGRIGWVIGHEVSHAFDSSGAQFDKDGNMTDWWTEEDYAALKQRSAKMEAYFNSMHPWEGQDFHGNIMTGEGCADMGGMKAILNLAKKKENFDYDKLFRALGEVWLTRGTLQKALHQITDTHPMGYLRVNCTLQQFDEFLECYGIKEGDGMYLAPEERVAIW; from the coding sequence ATGCCTGACGAAGCAACAAAAACAATTGATTACACCACAGGTACACCATGGATTTGCAGTGATCTTGACGGCGTTGTGACTGCAGAAACAAAAACATCTCTTAAGGATGATTTTGCACTTGCGATAAACAAGGATACTATTCTGAAGACCGAGATCCCCGAAGGCTATCCCTATGGCGGAACAGTAATGAACATTGTCCTTCAGAATGCAAAAGACATGCCAAACATGTATAAGGGTGATGCGCCAAAGGAACATGACTCGCTTTTAGCATTTAATATGTTTGGACTCATGATGGACTGGGAAGGTCGTAACCGAGCAGGTATAGCTCCTGCAAAAAAACTTGTAGATGCTATAGAAGAAATAGACAGTCTCGAAGGTCTCAAAAAGTATATTCTTGAAACTCCTTTCAGAGAACAGATGGCTTCCCTTTGGGATGGCGGCTCTTCAATTGATTTTAAAAATTCAGACGCGCACATCCTTGCGGTAGAAAACTGTTCTCTTATGCTGAAGGACTCTGCAGAGTACATAAAACTCACCGAATACGGAAAAATTGTGAAAGAAGCCAAGGTAGAGCTGGTAGAAAAATTGCTCAAAAAATTTGGTTACTCAGAGGAAGAGGCAAAAAAGAAAATCGATAATTGCCTGACCTATGAGACCAGGCTTGCACCAGGTATACCATCTAAGGAGAAGCAGTCAGAGCCGGATTATATGGCAAGTACCTATAATATTTTTTCCTATGAGCAGCTAAAAGAAGCTCAGGGCAACGTGCCGATCCTTGAATTCTTAGAAAAAGAAGGATTTCCAAGGGAGGAAAGATATCAGGTTTATTCTCACGACTTTGTAAAGTTGCTGAATGAAAACTTCACAGAGGAGAACCTTACTCTTCTAAAGGACTATCTGATCGTACATACCGCAATAGAAAGCGCTGATTATCTTGACAGAGATTGCTACGAATATAATATCGAATGTAGCAACAAGATTACAGGTGCAACGGGAATGCGCCCTGATGAAGTTGTCTTCTGTGATTCTATTGCAGAGATGCTTGAATGGCCTGTAGCAAGGTTATATACCGAACGTTACCTTAAGAAGGAAGATAAGGATCGCCTCACGAGAGTCTGCAAAGAAATAGTTGAATCCTATCACGATATCATAAACGGAGCGGAATTCCTTTCCGATGAGACAAAGAAGAAAGCTATTGAAAAGCTTGAGGCAATAGACCTGGCTATTCTTTATCCTGACAACTGGGAGAAATACTCATTTGAAAAGTTGAACTATAAATCTGCAGCTGAAGGCGGATTGCTTTATGATGCAGTGCTTAATACAAAGGCCTTCTTGCATGATAAACTCCACGAGGAACACTTCAAGCCCGTTGATAAGACAAAGTGGGTAATGCCTCCCCACACCGTCAACTGTTTCTATCTCGGACTATACAATACAGTATACATCCTTGGCGCATTCTGCAAAGGTGCAATGTACGACAGTTCGATGTCTGATGAAGAAGTATATGGCAGAATCGGATGGGTTATCGGTCATGAAGTATCTCATGCTTTCGATTCAAGTGGTGCACAGTTTGACAAAGACGGAAACATGACTGACTGGTGGACCGAAGAAGACTATGCAGCATTAAAACAGCGCAGTGCCAAGATGGAAGCATATTTCAACAGTATGCACCCTTGGGAAGGACAGGACTTCCATGGCAATATCATGACCGGAGAAGGCTGTGCAGATATGGGCGGAATGAAAGCCATTCTTAACCTTGCAAAAAAGAAAGAAAACTTCGATTATGACAAGCTTTTCCGAGCTCTTGGCGAAGTATGGCTCACAAGAGGAACATTGCAGAAGGCTTTACATCAAATAACTGACACTCATCCAATGGGATACCTCAGAGTAAATTGCACCTTACAACAGTTTGATGAATTCCTTGAGTGCTACGGCATTAAGGAAGGCGACGGCATGTACCTTGCTCCTGAAGAAAGAGTTGCAATCTGGTAA
- a CDS encoding TetR/AcrR family transcriptional regulator: MTREEQKEERKKAILMTALTLFVEKGYHETKVADIAAAVPMSTGLMFHYFKSKEELLMALVVMGKEFTKATAGGDNIPPDVFLKGMLDELFLYAQKDPFVANMFVLMAQARRAGMPEDVRKVAMSVSSVDDTAKLIKKGQKEGIFRKGNPKLLALCFWSAFQGIMEEMTIDKKLGVPDSEWLLSILKGN; the protein is encoded by the coding sequence ATGACAAGGGAAGAACAGAAGGAAGAGAGAAAAAAAGCAATACTTATGACAGCACTTACTCTATTCGTGGAGAAAGGGTATCATGAGACAAAAGTAGCAGATATCGCAGCAGCAGTTCCTATGAGCACAGGGCTCATGTTCCATTATTTTAAATCTAAGGAGGAGCTGCTGATGGCTCTTGTGGTAATGGGGAAAGAATTTACGAAGGCAACGGCAGGAGGAGACAATATCCCGCCGGATGTCTTTTTAAAAGGTATGCTGGATGAACTGTTTCTCTATGCTCAAAAAGATCCGTTTGTAGCAAATATGTTTGTGCTGATGGCACAGGCCAGAAGAGCGGGAATGCCTGAAGATGTGCGCAAGGTTGCTATGTCGGTTTCTTCTGTGGATGATACTGCTAAACTGATAAAAAAAGGTCAAAAGGAAGGAATTTTCAGAAAAGGAAATCCTAAACTTCTTGCACTGTGTTTTTGGTCAGCTTTTCAGGGAATAATGGAGGAGATGACTATAGATAAAAAGCTTGGCGTTCCGGATTCCGAGTGGCTTCTTTCAATATTGAAGGGAAATTAG
- a CDS encoding phytoene desaturase family protein produces the protein MKKTEKIIIIGGGISGLSAGIYAQLAGFKAEIYEKNSVPGGECMGWNREGYHIDNCIHWLTGTKKGTELYDVWKTVGAISENTKFVGLKSFYTSCLNGKKATLWADLERTRRELTELSPKDKDEIDKFIEYVEYSKQCQVPAEKPMDMFGIGDYIRYGKSMGDFVKVIKELGNISLEEYSKRFKSPLLQKLFCDYLPKEYTAYSLLVSYASIADGNGDIPMGASLEMSLRMEKRFKDLGGKIFYNKTVDKILLRGKKAEAMLLSDGRRVEGDYFIATVDTSILFGKMLDKKYMPKALQKAYASTKDYPAVSGFQVAYTADKDFNPGETVFIDIEPLKVGGRTVDRMYVKVYGYDPKFVKDGKQVIQTNIVQSDDDYAFWKSLSKEEYKRVKEELVLAVTKRIEAEYPMLKGKLHCLDSWTPLTYERYCNAYHGSYMSFITTPTGKQVRLKGNIGRIRNLCFAGQWNSAPGGLPVAVTNGKFAIQRICKNKGFFKGGNNDKGRTEGREKKSNTYDSTYSIRGERVS, from the coding sequence ATGAAAAAAACAGAGAAAATCATAATAATCGGTGGGGGAATATCGGGATTATCAGCAGGAATCTATGCGCAACTGGCAGGATTTAAGGCAGAAATATATGAGAAGAATTCTGTTCCCGGCGGAGAGTGCATGGGATGGAACAGAGAGGGATATCATATAGATAATTGTATTCACTGGCTTACGGGAACCAAGAAGGGAACCGAGCTGTATGATGTATGGAAGACTGTTGGTGCAATTTCAGAAAATACAAAATTTGTCGGACTTAAATCCTTTTACACTTCATGTCTTAACGGTAAAAAGGCAACCCTTTGGGCTGATCTTGAAAGAACAAGACGCGAGCTGACTGAGCTTTCGCCAAAGGACAAGGATGAAATAGACAAATTTATAGAGTATGTGGAATATTCCAAACAATGCCAGGTTCCTGCAGAGAAACCGATGGATATGTTTGGAATCGGCGATTACATACGATATGGCAAATCTATGGGGGACTTCGTTAAAGTCATTAAGGAGCTTGGCAATATTTCTCTGGAGGAGTACAGCAAGCGTTTTAAATCGCCCCTTTTACAGAAGCTTTTCTGTGATTATCTTCCAAAAGAGTACACAGCATATTCCCTGCTTGTATCCTATGCGTCAATTGCAGACGGTAACGGAGATATTCCTATGGGAGCATCACTTGAGATGTCACTTCGTATGGAAAAGAGATTCAAGGATTTAGGCGGAAAAATCTTCTATAACAAGACAGTAGACAAGATTCTTTTGAGGGGCAAAAAGGCTGAAGCTATGCTCCTTTCAGATGGCAGAAGAGTTGAAGGAGATTACTTCATAGCAACAGTAGACACAAGCATTCTTTTTGGAAAAATGCTTGATAAAAAGTATATGCCAAAGGCTCTTCAAAAAGCTTATGCCTCAACTAAAGACTATCCTGCAGTAAGTGGTTTTCAGGTTGCATATACTGCCGATAAGGATTTTAATCCCGGCGAAACAGTATTCATCGACATTGAGCCACTTAAGGTTGGCGGAAGAACAGTGGACCGTATGTACGTTAAGGTTTATGGATATGATCCTAAATTTGTGAAGGATGGAAAGCAGGTAATCCAGACCAATATAGTTCAAAGCGATGATGACTATGCATTTTGGAAGAGTTTATCAAAAGAAGAATATAAAAGAGTAAAGGAAGAACTGGTTTTAGCTGTTACAAAGAGAATTGAAGCCGAATACCCCATGCTAAAGGGAAAGCTTCACTGTCTTGATTCATGGACACCGCTTACCTATGAGCGTTACTGCAATGCTTATCACGGCAGCTATATGAGCTTTATCACAACGCCCACGGGCAAACAGGTACGATTAAAGGGTAACATTGGCAGAATAAGGAACCTTTGCTTTGCAGGACAGTGGAACAGCGCACCCGGAGGACTTCCTGTTGCGGTAACAAACGGCAAATTTGCAATTCAGAGAATATGCAAAAACAAAGGATTTTTTAAAGGCGGAAACAATGACAAGGGAAGAACAGAAGGAAGAGAGAAAAAAAGCAATACTTATGACAGCACTTACTCTATTCGTGGAGAAAGGGTATCATGA